A genomic stretch from Triplophysa dalaica isolate WHDGS20190420 chromosome 4, ASM1584641v1, whole genome shotgun sequence includes:
- the hmgcra gene encoding 3-hydroxy-3-methylglutaryl-CoA reductase a, whose protein sequence is MLTRLFRIHGLFVASHAWEVIVATVTVTVCMMSMNMFTGNNQICGWNFDCPSLEEEILSSDIIILTITRCIAIIYIYFQFQNLRQLGSKYILGIAGLFTIFSSFVFSMVVIHFLDKELTGLNEALPFFLLLIDLSKACTLAKFALSSNSQDEVRENIAKGMSVLGPTFTLDAIVECLVIGVGTMSGVRQLEIMCCFGCLSVLANYFVFMTFFPACVSLVLELSRESREGRPIWQLSHFARVLEEEQDKKPNPVTQRVKMIMSFGLVMVHAHSRWVADPASSNETLDISQVGVNLNDNMPKKIDPDMPLWHFYLSRMISMNIEQMITLGLALFLAVKYIFFEQEETESKLSLKVPTSGSLLTQKWSPDQCCRKGVSCSSKPAEPPVVTKEERDLVIRPLTAPKEQEQKSTFIIGEMEAPENIDMLKTEINLPAEPRSVEDCLSIMKNPDMGVQYLSDDEVIVLVNSKHIPSYKLEAMMETSVRGVIIRRKMLTPKLPKPLALSCLPYKDYDFTKVMGTCCENVIGYMPIPVGVAGPLFLDGKQFQVPMATTEGCLIASTNRGCRAIALAGGASSRVLADAMTRGPVVRLPSACQAAEVKAWMESAEGFKCMKEAFDQTSRFARLEKLLIGLASRNLYIRFQSRTGDAMGMNMVSKGTEQALSRLKEEFPEVHVLALSGNYCTDKKPAAINWIEGRGKSVVCETIIPAKVVKEVLKTTTNALVDVNINKNLIGSAMAGSIGGFNAHAANIVAAIYIACGQDLAQTVGSSNCITIMEASGSTGEDLYISCTMPSIELGTVGGGTNLPPQQACLQMLGVMGASQECPGENARQLAKVVCATVLAGELSLMSALAAGHLVISHMTHNRSKVNLQEASGLCQQPS, encoded by the exons ATGCTGACGAGACTTTTCCGAATCCATGGCCTGTTTGTGGCCTCCCATGCCTGGGAAGTTATTGTGGCTACTGTGACTGTCACAGTCTGCATGATGTCCATGAATATGTTCACTGGAAATAACCAGATTTGTGGCTGGAACTTTGATTGCCCCAGTTTGGAGGAG GAAATCCTAAGCAGCGATATTATTATCCTGACAATCACAAGATGCATagcaattatttatatttactttcaaTTTCAAAATCTTCGACAATTGGGTTCCAAATATATATTGG gAATTGCAGgacttttcacaattttctcCAGTTTTGTGTTTAGCATGGTTGTCATTCACTTCCTGGACAAGGAGCTGACAGGCCTCAA TGAGGCATTGCCATTCTTTTTGCTGTTGATTGATCTCTCCAAAGCGTGTACTCTGGCCAAGTTTGCTCTGAGTTCGAACTCACAG GATGAAGTAAGAGAGAATATTGCCAAAGGAATGTCTGTCCTAGGGCCCACATTCACTCTTGATGCCATCGTAGAGTGCCTTGTTATTGGTGTGGGTACAATGTcag GTGTGCGACAGCTGGAGATCATGTGCTGCTTTGGTTGCTTGTCTGTCCTGGCTAATTACTTTGTGTTCATGACATTTTTTCCGGCCTGTGTCTCTCTTGTGCTGGAG TTATccagagagagcagagagggTCGACCAATCTGGCAACTTAGCCACTTTGCTAGAGTTCTAGAGGAGGAACAGGACAAGAAACCTAATCCTGTCACACAAAGGGTTAAAATGATCATG TCATTTGGCCTGGTGATGGTTCACGCCCATAGCCGGTGGGTTGCTGATCCTGCATCCAGTAATGAAACTCTTGATATTTCTCAAGTTGGAGTGAATCTAAATGACAATATGCCCAAAAAGATTGACCCAGACATGCCACTGTGGCATTTTTATCTGTCCAG AATGATCAGCATGAACATTGAGCAGATGATCACATTGGGTCTCGCTCTGTTTCTGGCCGTGAAGTACATTTTCTTTGAACAGGAGGAGACTGAGTCAAAACTGTCCCTCAAAGTTCCCACATCAGGTTCTTTACTCACCCAGAAATGGTCTCCTGACCAGTGCTGCAGAAAAGGGGTTTCCTGTTCTAGCAAACCTGCAGAACCACCGGTTGTTACTAAGGAGGAAAGAG ATTTAGTGATTCGGCCCTTGACTGCCCCAAAGGAACAAGAACAAAAAAGTACTTTTATAATAGGAGAGATGGAAGCTCCCGAAAACATAGATATGTTGAAAACTGAGATCAATTTACCTGCTGAACCCAGATCTGTGGAAGACTGTCTGTCCATTATGAAAAACCCAGAT ATGGGTGTTCAATATCTCAGTGATGATGAGGTGATTGTGTTGGTAAACTCAAAGCACATCCCATCTTACAAACTAGAGGCCATGATGGAGACATCCGTGAGAGGCGTGATAATCCGGAGAAAAATGTTGACCCCCAAACTCCCTAAACCATTAGCACTGTCCTGCTTGCCTTATAAAGACTATGACTTCACTAAG GTGATGGGAACATGTTGTGAGAATGTTATTGGTTATATGCCAATTCCTGTGGGGGTAGCCGGCCCACTGTTCCTGGATGGGAAGCAGTTTCAGGTCCCCATGGCAACAACTGAGGGCTGCCTCATTGCCAGTACAAATAGAGGCTGCAGAGCCATAGCC TTGGCTGGTGGCGCTAGTAGCCGTGTTCTTGCAGATGCAATGACCAGAGGCCCAGTCGTGCGTTTGCCTTCAGCCTGTCAGGCAGCTGAAGTCAAGGCCTGGATGGAGAGTGCCGAGGGCTTTAAATGCATGAAGGAGGCCTTTGACCAGACCAGCAG ATTTGCCCGATTAGAGAAGCTTCTGATTGGTCTTGCAAGTCGCAACCTGTACATTCGATTTCAGTCCAGAACTGGAGATGCAATGGGGATGAACATGGTCTCAAAA GGCACAGAACAGGCCCTTTCCAGGCTTAAAGAGGAATTCCCAGAGGTGCATGTCCTTGCCCTTAGTGGAAACTATTGTACTGACAAGAAACCTGCTGCCATTAACTGGATTGAAGGAAGGGGCAAGTCTGTGGTGTGTGAGACTATCATTCCAGCCAAAGTCGTCAAAGAG GTTTTAAAGACAACGACCAATGCTTTGGTAGATGTCAACATCAACAAAAATTTGATTGGATCAGCTATGGCTGGAAGCATCGGGGGTTTTAATGCTCATGCTGCCAACATTGTAGCTGCCATCTATATTGCTTGTGGACAG GACCTGGCTCAGACAGTAGGCAGCTCCAACTGCATCACTATAATGGAAGCCTCAGGGTCCACAGGGGAGGATCTATATATCAGCTGTACTATGCCCTCTATTGAGCTTGGCACTGTTGGTGGGGGCACTAACCTACCTCCCCAGCAGGCCTGTTTGCAG ATGTTAGGTGTAATGGGTGCCAGTCAGGAGTGCCCAGGTGAGAATGCCCGTCAGCTTGCCAAGGTTGTGTGTGCCACCGTACTTGCAGGAGAGCTGTCACTTATGTCTGCACTTGCAGCTGGACACCTGGTCATAAGTCACATGACTCACAAtag ATCAAAAGTGAATTTGCAAGAAGCTTCAGGACTGTGCCAACAGCCATCCTGA